A section of the Alligator mississippiensis isolate rAllMis1 chromosome 8, rAllMis1, whole genome shotgun sequence genome encodes:
- the ADAP2 gene encoding arf-GAP with dual PH domain-containing protein 2 isoform X3, producing the protein MERDSGRTGLLGLLRASGAGNTRCADCGAPDPEWASYTLGVFICLNCSGIHRNLPEISRVKSLRLDFWEHDLVEFMKKHGNLCAKAIYEAEVPPFYYVPQSKDCLVLREQWIRAKYERKEFVATSISHDACTSGSREGFLWKRGRDSKQFLPRQFILSARDGVLKYYTKEEIVDWFNAIRAARFHYLRTTFPTAPESELVPKITRSYFKEGYMEKTGPTHKEVFKKRWFSLDSQERNLIYFKDPLDAFETGRVIIGSKEHGYEVRASLPRGVKGRRWKAGLTIVTPKREFVFACENDREQKEWMEALNEIISQPMTA; encoded by the exons ATGGAGCGCGACAGCGGCAGGacggggctgctggggctgctgcggGCGAGCGGCGCCGGCAACACCCGCTGCGCCGACTGCGGGGCGCCAG atcctGAATGGGCCTCTTACACACTCGGAGTATTCATCTGTTTAAATTGCTCTGGGATTCATCGCAACCTTCCTGAAATCAGCAGGGTCAAATCCCTCCGGCTTGACTTCTGGGAGCATGATCTTGTCGAG TTTATGAAGAAGCATGGGAATCTCTGTGCAAAGGCTATCTATGAGGCAGAAGTCCCTCCTTTCTATTATGTTCCCCAGTCTAAAGACTGCCT ggtTTTAAGAGAACAATGGATCAGAGCTAAGTATGAGCGGAAAGAATTCGTTGCCACAAGCATCAGCCATGACGCATGTACCTCAG GCAGCCGTGAAGGATTTCTGTGGAAGCGTGGGCGGGATAGCAAGCAATTCCTCCCAAGGCAATTCATCCTGTCAGCAAGAGATGGGGTGCTGAAATACTACACCAAAGAG GAAATTGTTGACTGGTTCAATGCCATTCGGGCAGCGCGTTTCCATTATCTTAGAACCaccttccccactgcccctgagTCTGAG CTTGTACCCAAAATTACGAGGAGTTATTTCAAAGAAGGTTACATGGAGAAAACTGGACCAACG CACAAGGAGGTCTTCAAGAAGCGCTGGTTTAGCTTGGATTCACAGGAGAGGAATCTGATCTACTTTAAAGACCCATTG GATGCCTTTGAAACGGGCCGAGTGATTATTGGAAGCAAAGAGCATGGGTACGAAGTCCGGGCCAGCTTGCCCAGAGGAGTCAAAGGAAGGAGGTGGAAAGCTGGACTCACCATAGTCACACCAAAAAGGGAGTTTGTATTTGCATGCGAGAAtgacagggagcagaaggagtgGATGGAGGCTTTGAATGAAATAATTTCCCAGCCCATGACTGCCTAA
- the ADAP2 gene encoding arf-GAP with dual PH domain-containing protein 2 isoform X2, translated as MERDSGRTGLLGLLRASGAGNTRCADCGAPDPEWASYTLGVFICLNCSGIHRNLPEISRVKSLRLDFWEHDLVEFMKKHGNLCAKAIYEAEVPPFYYVPQSKDCLVLREQWIRAKYERKEFVATSISHDACTSGSREGFLWKRGRDSKQFLPRQFILSARDGVLKYYTKESKGPKAVISIKDLNAMFQTEKIQNSHGLQITYSEGGQTRNLFVYHESGKEIVDWFNAIRAARFHYLRTTFPTAPESELVPKITRSYFKEGYMEKTGPTDAFETGRVIIGSKEHGYEVRASLPRGVKGRRWKAGLTIVTPKREFVFACENDREQKEWMEALNEIISQPMTA; from the exons ATGGAGCGCGACAGCGGCAGGacggggctgctggggctgctgcggGCGAGCGGCGCCGGCAACACCCGCTGCGCCGACTGCGGGGCGCCAG atcctGAATGGGCCTCTTACACACTCGGAGTATTCATCTGTTTAAATTGCTCTGGGATTCATCGCAACCTTCCTGAAATCAGCAGGGTCAAATCCCTCCGGCTTGACTTCTGGGAGCATGATCTTGTCGAG TTTATGAAGAAGCATGGGAATCTCTGTGCAAAGGCTATCTATGAGGCAGAAGTCCCTCCTTTCTATTATGTTCCCCAGTCTAAAGACTGCCT ggtTTTAAGAGAACAATGGATCAGAGCTAAGTATGAGCGGAAAGAATTCGTTGCCACAAGCATCAGCCATGACGCATGTACCTCAG GCAGCCGTGAAGGATTTCTGTGGAAGCGTGGGCGGGATAGCAAGCAATTCCTCCCAAGGCAATTCATCCTGTCAGCAAGAGATGGGGTGCTGAAATACTACACCAAAGAG TCAAAAGGTCCAAAAGCTGTGATTAGCATTAAAGATCTGAATGCAATGTTCCAGACAGAGAAAATCCAAAACTCCCATGGGCTGCAGATCACATACAGTGAGGGTGGTCAGACAAGGAACCTTTTCGTCTATCATGAGAGTGGAAAG GAAATTGTTGACTGGTTCAATGCCATTCGGGCAGCGCGTTTCCATTATCTTAGAACCaccttccccactgcccctgagTCTGAG CTTGTACCCAAAATTACGAGGAGTTATTTCAAAGAAGGTTACATGGAGAAAACTGGACCAACG GATGCCTTTGAAACGGGCCGAGTGATTATTGGAAGCAAAGAGCATGGGTACGAAGTCCGGGCCAGCTTGCCCAGAGGAGTCAAAGGAAGGAGGTGGAAAGCTGGACTCACCATAGTCACACCAAAAAGGGAGTTTGTATTTGCATGCGAGAAtgacagggagcagaaggagtgGATGGAGGCTTTGAATGAAATAATTTCCCAGCCCATGACTGCCTAA
- the ADAP2 gene encoding arf-GAP with dual PH domain-containing protein 2 isoform X1 translates to MERDSGRTGLLGLLRASGAGNTRCADCGAPDPEWASYTLGVFICLNCSGIHRNLPEISRVKSLRLDFWEHDLVEFMKKHGNLCAKAIYEAEVPPFYYVPQSKDCLVLREQWIRAKYERKEFVATSISHDACTSGSREGFLWKRGRDSKQFLPRQFILSARDGVLKYYTKESKGPKAVISIKDLNAMFQTEKIQNSHGLQITYSEGGQTRNLFVYHESGKEIVDWFNAIRAARFHYLRTTFPTAPESELVPKITRSYFKEGYMEKTGPTHKEVFKKRWFSLDSQERNLIYFKDPLDAFETGRVIIGSKEHGYEVRASLPRGVKGRRWKAGLTIVTPKREFVFACENDREQKEWMEALNEIISQPMTA, encoded by the exons ATGGAGCGCGACAGCGGCAGGacggggctgctggggctgctgcggGCGAGCGGCGCCGGCAACACCCGCTGCGCCGACTGCGGGGCGCCAG atcctGAATGGGCCTCTTACACACTCGGAGTATTCATCTGTTTAAATTGCTCTGGGATTCATCGCAACCTTCCTGAAATCAGCAGGGTCAAATCCCTCCGGCTTGACTTCTGGGAGCATGATCTTGTCGAG TTTATGAAGAAGCATGGGAATCTCTGTGCAAAGGCTATCTATGAGGCAGAAGTCCCTCCTTTCTATTATGTTCCCCAGTCTAAAGACTGCCT ggtTTTAAGAGAACAATGGATCAGAGCTAAGTATGAGCGGAAAGAATTCGTTGCCACAAGCATCAGCCATGACGCATGTACCTCAG GCAGCCGTGAAGGATTTCTGTGGAAGCGTGGGCGGGATAGCAAGCAATTCCTCCCAAGGCAATTCATCCTGTCAGCAAGAGATGGGGTGCTGAAATACTACACCAAAGAG TCAAAAGGTCCAAAAGCTGTGATTAGCATTAAAGATCTGAATGCAATGTTCCAGACAGAGAAAATCCAAAACTCCCATGGGCTGCAGATCACATACAGTGAGGGTGGTCAGACAAGGAACCTTTTCGTCTATCATGAGAGTGGAAAG GAAATTGTTGACTGGTTCAATGCCATTCGGGCAGCGCGTTTCCATTATCTTAGAACCaccttccccactgcccctgagTCTGAG CTTGTACCCAAAATTACGAGGAGTTATTTCAAAGAAGGTTACATGGAGAAAACTGGACCAACG CACAAGGAGGTCTTCAAGAAGCGCTGGTTTAGCTTGGATTCACAGGAGAGGAATCTGATCTACTTTAAAGACCCATTG GATGCCTTTGAAACGGGCCGAGTGATTATTGGAAGCAAAGAGCATGGGTACGAAGTCCGGGCCAGCTTGCCCAGAGGAGTCAAAGGAAGGAGGTGGAAAGCTGGACTCACCATAGTCACACCAAAAAGGGAGTTTGTATTTGCATGCGAGAAtgacagggagcagaaggagtgGATGGAGGCTTTGAATGAAATAATTTCCCAGCCCATGACTGCCTAA
- the ADAP2 gene encoding arf-GAP with dual PH domain-containing protein 2 isoform X4, which yields MILSRVLREQWIRAKYERKEFVATSISHDACTSGSREGFLWKRGRDSKQFLPRQFILSARDGVLKYYTKESKGPKAVISIKDLNAMFQTEKIQNSHGLQITYSEGGQTRNLFVYHESGKEIVDWFNAIRAARFHYLRTTFPTAPESELVPKITRSYFKEGYMEKTGPTHKEVFKKRWFSLDSQERNLIYFKDPLDAFETGRVIIGSKEHGYEVRASLPRGVKGRRWKAGLTIVTPKREFVFACENDREQKEWMEALNEIISQPMTA from the exons ATGATCTTGTCGAG ggtTTTAAGAGAACAATGGATCAGAGCTAAGTATGAGCGGAAAGAATTCGTTGCCACAAGCATCAGCCATGACGCATGTACCTCAG GCAGCCGTGAAGGATTTCTGTGGAAGCGTGGGCGGGATAGCAAGCAATTCCTCCCAAGGCAATTCATCCTGTCAGCAAGAGATGGGGTGCTGAAATACTACACCAAAGAG TCAAAAGGTCCAAAAGCTGTGATTAGCATTAAAGATCTGAATGCAATGTTCCAGACAGAGAAAATCCAAAACTCCCATGGGCTGCAGATCACATACAGTGAGGGTGGTCAGACAAGGAACCTTTTCGTCTATCATGAGAGTGGAAAG GAAATTGTTGACTGGTTCAATGCCATTCGGGCAGCGCGTTTCCATTATCTTAGAACCaccttccccactgcccctgagTCTGAG CTTGTACCCAAAATTACGAGGAGTTATTTCAAAGAAGGTTACATGGAGAAAACTGGACCAACG CACAAGGAGGTCTTCAAGAAGCGCTGGTTTAGCTTGGATTCACAGGAGAGGAATCTGATCTACTTTAAAGACCCATTG GATGCCTTTGAAACGGGCCGAGTGATTATTGGAAGCAAAGAGCATGGGTACGAAGTCCGGGCCAGCTTGCCCAGAGGAGTCAAAGGAAGGAGGTGGAAAGCTGGACTCACCATAGTCACACCAAAAAGGGAGTTTGTATTTGCATGCGAGAAtgacagggagcagaaggagtgGATGGAGGCTTTGAATGAAATAATTTCCCAGCCCATGACTGCCTAA
- the TEFM gene encoding transcription elongation factor, mitochondrial, translated as MKGAKLSRRVFKPKVKNAEALSSIVSIVFGPRKIAWAHVDRSLAVHSWQQKKFTFMKGTYQPAVYLENISSVVSQLPKADVYVLEKKVLSTKNINMFPVILHLRTIEAMLYTLLHKTLMLDVQNQIISMPRTAVGKHFGLMVGDFRSSGMDLVKQLLESATQEQPRISFPLNKVESYRSLLSSVAQNREEEMCDSLLQALAFYELLI; from the exons atgaAGGGCGCTAAATTGTCAAGGAGGGTCTTTAAACCTAAAGTCAAAAATGCAGAG GCTTTATCTAGCATCGTGTCTATTGTTTTTGGCCCCCGCAAAATTGCATGGGCTCATGTGGATCGCAGCTTAGCAGTTCACAGCTGGCAGCAAAAAAAATTCACATTTATGAAGGGAACATATCAGCCAGCAGTGTATCTGGAAAAC attTCTTCAGTGGTTTCCCAACTTCCTAAAGCTGATGTTtatgttctggaaaaaaaagtactttctaCTAAGAATATAAATATGTTTCCTGTAATATTACATCTTCGCACGATCGAAGCTATGCTGTATACCTTGTTACATAAAACACTGATGTTAGATGTCCAGAACCAAATAATAAGCATGCCCCGAACTGCTGTAGGAAAACACTTTGGGTTGATGGTAGGAGATTTCCGGTCAAGTGGAATGGATCTTGTGAAGCAACTTCTAGAATCTGCTACCCAAGAACAGCCACGAATATCCTTTCCCCTGAACAAGGTGGAGAGTTATAGAAGCTTACTTTCTTCAGTTGCACAAAACAGGGAGGAGGAGATGTGCGATTCCCTACTACAGGCACTAGCTTTTTATGAACTCCTAATATGA